The Syntrophales bacterium genome includes a window with the following:
- a CDS encoding Hsp20/alpha crystallin family protein: MEHEGKKVQKKEAQTPIEAERTRNQKVYAPIVDIYEKKEAVVVIADMPGVDEKSVDITLDKNVLTITGTVEPASYKGHSIVHAEYDVGDYERAFTISDEVDRDRIEASVKNGVVRLTLPKAERVKAKKIAVKTG, translated from the coding sequence ATGGAACACGAAGGAAAGAAAGTGCAAAAGAAGGAGGCACAGACCCCCATAGAGGCTGAACGAACCAGGAACCAAAAGGTCTATGCGCCGATAGTTGATATATACGAGAAAAAAGAGGCCGTGGTGGTGATTGCCGATATGCCCGGTGTGGACGAGAAATCAGTGGATATTACACTCGACAAGAATGTTTTGACGATTACAGGGACAGTGGAGCCAGCCTCTTATAAGGGCCACAGTATCGTGCACGCTGAATACGATGTTGGTGATTACGAACGTGCCTTCACGATTTCAGATGAAGTGGATCGTGACAGGATTGAGGCCTCAGTCAAGAACGGGGTTGTCCGTTTGACACTCCCCAAAGCTGAACGTGTCAAGGCGAAAAAGATCGCTGTTAAAACAGGATAA